The following coding sequences are from one Aethina tumida isolate Nest 87 chromosome 2, icAetTumi1.1, whole genome shotgun sequence window:
- the LOC126264461 gene encoding RNA-binding protein 25-like, giving the protein MANIDSANGRTAVRKQKTKDKRKTEDRRKYKKTEDRRQKTEDRRQKIEDRRQKTEDRRQRTEDRRQRTEDSRHKKTEDRGQKTEDRRQKIEDRRQKTEDRRQRTEDRRKYKKTEDRTQKTEDKRQKTEDRRQKTEDKRQKTEDRRQRTEYRRIYKKSEDRGQKTVDIRRQKTEDRRQKTEDRRQKTKDRRQKTEDGRQKTEDRRQKTEDSRHKKTEDRRHRTEHRGQRTEDRSHKI; this is encoded by the exons ACGGCAGTCAGAAAACAGAAGACAAAAGACAAAAGAAAGACAGAAGACAGAAGAAAATATAAGAAGACAGAAGACAGAAGACAAAAGACAGAAGACAGAAGACAGAAGATAGAAGACAGAAGACAGAAGACAGAAGACAGAAGACAGAGGACAGAGGACAGAAG ACAGAGGACAGAAGACAGTAGACATAAGAAGACAGAAGACAGAGGACAGAAGACAGAAGACAGAAGACAGAAGATAGAAGACAGAAGACAGAAGACAGAGGACAGAAGGCAGAGGACAGAAGACAGAAGAAAATATAAGAAGACAGAAGACAGAACACAGAAGACAGAAGACAAAAGACAGAAGACAGAAGACAGAAGACAGAAGACAGAAGACAAAAGACAAAAGACAGAAGACAGAAGACAGAGGACAGAATATAGAAGAATATATAAGAAGTCAGAAGACAGAGGACAGAAGACAGTAGACATAAGAAGACAGAAGACAGAGGACAGAAGACAGAAGACAGAAGACAGAAGACAGAAGACAAAAGACAGAAGACAGAAGACAGAAGACGGAAGACAGAAGACAGAAGACAGAAGACAAAAGACAGAAGACAGTAGACATAAGAAGACAGAGGATAGAAGACACAGGACAGAGCACAGAGGACAGAGGACAGAAGACAGAAGTCATAAGATATAA